DNA from Triticum aestivum cultivar Chinese Spring chromosome 7D, IWGSC CS RefSeq v2.1, whole genome shotgun sequence:
AAAAGAGGCTAAAACAGCTGTTTACACGTATTGACACGGaaactgaccggttgggcccgcctgtcaggtgctgacgtggcatgttttttgcagaaaactGCCTGgaatctcctctctctcccccgaacgctctccccctcctctgtctcgATCTCTCACACACAGTTGACGTCTGCCTGTCGCCGTTCGTGCCCGACGCCGAGCTGCGGCTGCTCCCGGCGTGCCGGCACGCGTTCCACGCCGCCTGCGTCGACGCGTGGCTCCGCAACACGTCGTCGTGCCCGCTCTGCAGCGCCGCCATCTCGCTGCCGCACCCGCCTCTCCCCACCGCCTACaccgccgccgcgcagcaggagcCGTTGGACGCGAGGAGCAGCAGCAATGCGTCCAGGAGCTTCCGCGTCGAGATCGGCAGCGTGAGCAACCGACGCTCGTCCGCCGCGGGGGACGACCGCCGCACATACTCCCTCGGCTCCTTCGACTACCGCGTggacgaggaggtggaggccaTGGTCGCGCGCATCACGGGCCCCGCGGCGGCGGCCAAGTCGGCGGTGGCCGGGCAGCGCGCCGCGCCGCAGGGCCCGGGCGAGGtgctggcggaggcggcggggtcgcGCGGGTGGCTCCGGGAGTACGTGGACCGGCTGGCCTCCTCGGCGTCGTCCCTCTCCGGGCGGTGGAGCGCGCGGTGGAGCCAGAGCCACCACAGCCACCGGCAGGAGGACTCGTGGCGGTGGGAccccgaggcggcggccatggcggcgccgCGGGCGGCGGACGAGGACGAGGCGGGCCTCATGGGCCTGTACCGCTGGATCGTAGGCGTATAATAGGAGGAGGGGGAGAGATcgagacagaggagggggagagcgttcgggggagagagaggagattcCAGGGagttttctgcaaaaaacatgccacgTCAGCACCTGACAGGCGGGCCAAACCGGTCAGTTTCCGTGTCAATACGTATAAACAGCTGTTTTAGCCTCTTTTGCAACGCCTCGCCCCAaagttggtactgacacgtaaaaattaccaatcttggtaTCAATCTGCTcccaatgccccaattgtggtacttctatgCAATTTACtcaaaaaattggcttttcacaaaacattgtaaccatagaccctccaccagccatatatgcatgtagtgtagctattattctgttcattgctctattgtgttacattgccagcatattccatgtgctgacccgttttgggctgcaacatgtcatgtggcagacttttcagatgaagagtaaggtgcgctaggtcgttgtcgtgcagtcagctttgccgttggagttgatggactcactttatcttccaagccttccgctgttatcttattttagatggccttaagccacatttattgtaataagttctctcttgagactatcgatgtaataagtgtgtgattgctactctgttataaatccttcgagtattgtgtgtgtcagcattaccgatccagggatgacacttatgcacagagatttgaccgtctgaggtcggatcgctacaagatggtatcagagcacacgctgaatgtaggacacggccactaagataagccataggtcactcttctctactcatttctcactcttctccattttctactctataggatggctgACTCAAGGAACaggtttgcacaaccggatgaagacacaccttttgggagacacttgaaggaagtcacttgGTACCTAAACATCGggataccaagtttcaccgggacctacacctcgactttaccagaagaggagcgatggatgatgcgagttcaagttccaggacggacattcacgccagtcactgagcc
Protein-coding regions in this window:
- the LOC123171167 gene encoding E3 ubiquitin-protein ligase ATL4-like, with translation MAEAEKIAAMEKSSGVAEDAAEGPAGEPDMATAEEANKGPAGETGEATAEEEVVDDQPSSCDASGSGNYLRVGGNLFVHLPENCLESPLSPPNALPLLCLDLSHTVDVCLSPFVPDAELRLLPACRHAFHAACVDAWLRNTSSCPLCSAAISLPHPPLPTAYTAAAQQEPLDARSSSNASRSFRVEIGSVSNRRSSAAGDDRRTYSLGSFDYRVDEEVEAMVARITGPAAAAKSAVAGQRAAPQGPGEVLAEAAGSRGWLREYVDRLASSASSLSGRWSARWSQSHHSHRQEDSWRWDPEAAAMAAPRAADEDEAGLMGLYRWIVGV